From a region of the Candidatus Acidiferrales bacterium genome:
- a CDS encoding BMP family ABC transporter substrate-binding protein — protein MNGFWSVQKTFTRLDAENALYHHLIKDTMTQRLKGTKRQEKFFSSSYGSIVPSSRYSIIFTRWLTLVPLCLLFISCGKGQPGVPVNSEVGLVFDVGGRGDKSFNDAAYLGIQTAKDSLGVNFQYVEPSGGSDRESALRQLASQKGIGLIFGVGFIFTDDITNVAKDFPDKKFACIDYSYDPGKPLPPNLIAIEFREEEGSFLVGALAALITKTNIVGFVGGMESPLIKKFQAGYEAGVKYVNPKAKVLIAYAGVTGDAFKNPAKGKELALSQYSQGADIIYHASGVTGLGVFEAAREMKKYAIGVDMDQWKEAPGYVLTSMVKKGNVAVYDIIKKWKDGNFEGGRAEVFGLADDGVDLVYDQNNKSMIPQNAYDKIKSLKQQIISGQIKVPTE, from the coding sequence GTGAACGGGTTTTGGTCGGTGCAAAAGACATTTACGAGGCTCGATGCCGAAAATGCTTTGTACCACCATCTGATTAAGGATACAATGACACAGAGGCTCAAAGGTACAAAGCGGCAGGAGAAATTTTTTTCATCGTCCTACGGATCCATCGTCCCATCATCCCGGTATTCCATTATTTTCACCCGGTGGCTCACGTTAGTCCCTTTGTGCTTGCTTTTCATTTCCTGCGGAAAAGGTCAACCCGGTGTTCCGGTAAATAGCGAAGTGGGTCTGGTGTTTGACGTAGGTGGACGCGGAGACAAGTCTTTTAATGATGCCGCCTACCTGGGCATTCAAACAGCCAAGGACAGTCTTGGGGTCAACTTTCAGTATGTCGAACCGAGCGGCGGCTCGGACCGTGAATCTGCCCTGCGCCAGCTTGCAAGTCAGAAAGGAATCGGCTTGATATTCGGAGTTGGATTCATTTTCACCGATGACATTACAAATGTTGCGAAGGATTTTCCCGATAAAAAGTTTGCGTGCATAGACTATTCGTATGACCCGGGCAAACCGCTCCCGCCAAATCTCATCGCGATTGAATTCCGGGAAGAGGAGGGTTCATTTCTTGTCGGGGCATTGGCTGCGTTGATCACGAAAACCAACATCGTCGGCTTCGTCGGTGGAATGGAATCGCCGCTAATCAAAAAATTTCAAGCAGGTTATGAAGCAGGTGTCAAGTATGTCAATCCCAAAGCAAAAGTTCTGATCGCTTATGCCGGAGTTACCGGTGATGCTTTCAAGAATCCGGCAAAAGGAAAGGAACTCGCATTAAGCCAATACTCTCAAGGTGCGGATATCATATATCATGCTTCCGGGGTGACAGGACTCGGCGTATTTGAGGCTGCCCGCGAGATGAAGAAATATGCGATCGGAGTCGACATGGATCAGTGGAAGGAGGCTCCCGGCTATGTGTTGACCAGTATGGTCAAGAAAGGCAACGTTGCAGTCTACGACATAATAAAAAAATGGAAAGATGGAAATTTTGAAGGAGGCAGAGCCGAAGTCTTCGGCCTTGCTGATGACGGCGTTGACCTTGTCTACGATCAAAACAACAAATCGATGATTCCGCAAAATGCCTATGATAAAATCAAATCCTTGAAGCAGCAAATAATCAGCGGACAGATAAAAGTGCCAACTGAATAG
- a CDS encoding thymidine kinase, producing the protein MEEISLHYAPRETGWIEVICGCMFSGKTEELIRRLRRAEIARQNVAIFKPRIDKRYSDDHIVSHSDDRLKSVVVDSALEIPSLSKDAHVVGIDEGQFFKMDLIEICESMASAGKRVIVAGLDQDYRGKPFEPMPQLLAVAEYITKTLAICVVCGNPADRTQRKTQSGERVLVGAKDIYEARCRKCFVPPSD; encoded by the coding sequence ATGGAAGAGATTAGTCTGCATTATGCCCCGCGCGAGACGGGATGGATTGAGGTAATATGCGGTTGTATGTTCAGCGGAAAAACGGAAGAGCTGATTCGACGTTTGCGTCGCGCCGAGATTGCACGCCAGAATGTGGCGATCTTCAAGCCCCGGATAGACAAACGTTATAGCGACGACCACATTGTCTCTCACAGTGACGACAGATTAAAATCCGTCGTCGTCGATTCCGCACTGGAAATACCTTCTCTTTCAAAAGATGCACACGTGGTTGGAATAGATGAAGGCCAGTTCTTCAAGATGGATTTAATAGAAATCTGCGAATCGATGGCCTCGGCAGGAAAAAGAGTGATCGTGGCGGGACTCGATCAGGATTACCGAGGAAAGCCGTTCGAACCGATGCCGCAGCTTCTCGCCGTTGCGGAGTATATCACTAAGACTCTTGCGATTTGCGTCGTTTGCGGGAATCCGGCCGACCGCACACAAAGGAAAACGCAGTCGGGTGAACGGGTTTTGGTCGGTGCAAAAGACATTTACGAGGCTCGATGCCGAAAATGCTTTGTACCACCATCTGATTAA
- a CDS encoding DUF3224 domain-containing protein — translation MKVKGTYTVKKWEESAYREMSPEKKMTKASVEYSFSGEIEGKGLVEYLMFYSHFDAKDQHNAAASYVGLIYFDGTLSGKSGSFVLEDNGAFEGGAAKSTLKIAKGSGTGLLDGIHGNGRYVADQGGYHIELEYNLR, via the coding sequence ATGAAAGTTAAAGGAACCTACACGGTAAAAAAGTGGGAAGAGTCGGCTTATCGAGAAATGTCTCCGGAAAAAAAGATGACAAAGGCTTCCGTCGAGTACAGTTTCAGCGGAGAAATCGAGGGCAAGGGCCTGGTCGAATACCTGATGTTCTATTCTCATTTTGACGCGAAGGATCAACACAACGCCGCGGCTTCTTACGTAGGACTCATATATTTTGATGGAACACTATCGGGAAAGTCGGGGAGTTTTGTGCTCGAAGACAATGGTGCGTTCGAAGGCGGGGCCGCAAAATCGACTTTGAAGATCGCCAAAGGCTCAGGCACCGGTCTGCTCGATGGGATTCATGGAAACGGGAGGTATGTGGCTGATCAAGGAGGTTATCACATTGAGTTGGAATATAATTTGAGATGA
- a CDS encoding cytochrome C oxidase subunit IV family protein, whose product MSEITNQVRVGETKAHAEPISYGKYVLVWLGLIALTCTTAAVAGIDLAAFTLVAALLIAVTKASMVVNIFMHIKFEDKIFKVFLGIAGFTIFVIFTLTFMDVFFRR is encoded by the coding sequence ATGAGCGAAATTACGAATCAAGTTCGCGTCGGGGAAACGAAAGCCCACGCCGAGCCGATCAGTTACGGCAAGTACGTATTGGTATGGCTCGGTTTAATTGCCCTGACCTGTACGACGGCGGCAGTTGCCGGAATAGACCTGGCGGCGTTCACGCTCGTGGCCGCACTCTTGATCGCAGTTACAAAAGCATCGATGGTCGTCAATATTTTCATGCACATAAAATTTGAAGACAAAATCTTCAAAGTATTTCTCGGCATAGCTGGATTTACGATATTCGTTATATTCACGCTTACTTTTATGGATGTATTCTTCAGGAGATGA
- a CDS encoding ABC transporter permease — MISSILSLAFIAQTIRITVPYALASLGGVYSERSGVTNIALEGIMLNGAFGATVGTYYSGNPLIGAVCGIVFGILTALIHAVVSINIKADQIISGIAINLFAVGITKFVLEILFHSSSNSDRIIGLPDLKLPFADRSPEIARLLGNPLVLLTLFIVFASHLIIFKTRFGLRLRAVGENPEAADTVGISVSLYRYYGVMISGVLAGLSGAWLAFDQHSFTDGMSAGRGFIALAAMIVGKWNPLGAAAACLLFGLAESLEIQLQGAGLPTQFIQMIPYVATIVVLAGFIGKSIAPAADGIPYEKEK; from the coding sequence ATGATAAGCTCAATTCTTTCACTGGCTTTTATCGCGCAGACAATCCGGATCACTGTTCCCTATGCGCTGGCATCGTTAGGCGGTGTTTACAGTGAGCGAAGCGGCGTAACGAACATCGCTCTCGAAGGGATCATGCTTAACGGAGCGTTCGGCGCGACGGTCGGGACATACTACTCCGGTAACCCGTTGATCGGCGCAGTCTGCGGGATTGTGTTCGGCATCCTCACGGCGTTGATACATGCGGTGGTGTCGATAAACATCAAAGCGGATCAGATAATCTCGGGAATAGCGATCAATCTTTTTGCAGTCGGGATTACCAAATTTGTTCTCGAAATATTGTTCCACAGTTCAAGCAATTCAGACAGGATAATCGGGCTCCCTGATCTAAAATTACCATTCGCCGATCGTTCACCTGAGATTGCCCGACTCCTCGGCAATCCATTGGTACTCTTGACACTTTTCATTGTTTTCGCGAGTCACCTCATCATATTCAAAACACGATTCGGCTTGCGACTTCGTGCGGTAGGTGAAAACCCCGAAGCAGCGGACACGGTTGGCATCAGTGTATCGCTCTACAGATATTATGGAGTCATGATCAGCGGTGTACTCGCCGGACTCAGCGGGGCGTGGCTGGCATTCGATCAGCATTCATTCACGGACGGAATGTCGGCTGGGCGCGGATTCATAGCGCTTGCCGCAATGATTGTCGGGAAATGGAACCCCCTCGGTGCAGCGGCAGCGTGTCTGTTGTTCGGACTCGCTGAGAGTCTGGAAATCCAGCTGCAGGGCGCTGGATTGCCGACTCAATTTATCCAGATGATTCCCTATGTCGCAACCATAGTCGTTCTTGCCGGATTCATTGGAAAGTCCATCGCACCGGCGGCAGATGGAATACCGTACGAGAAAGAAAAATAA
- a CDS encoding cytochrome c, which yields MNFLDKLVIPESNEHLTLLRYLLVVVTIFFVTYASIAVIASTFSTIFDRSGRKNGIKHHSKFAQDLADLAAPGKGAIYAMAVVPLVTVILTYAQLLYGMDIGITSYLFYSAIFYFVGFYFLYGYKRSFHLDSIFTAFQNLASSQKAEVQPDVAKDVESYEHSASSSRKNGGRRSAVLLWIGTWLFVGATRLAFTPERWSDSSLGAILFSGETIWSLINYIVTALVITSAAVLFFFFKWEKGIALSADDSYRTFVERRVLPVGLVAVALEPVLIFFEIQNLPQSGISNLTFAIACIGIFIALLVLLLFYSMLRDSRVNLGSYAFVSVVVLVFMWAAKDEIAFHYATRNQNQMLGQRYETMLASLNPNEAQPVISGEDIYNGRCSACHRFDIKLVGPPYNQTLPNFVGKMDSLEDFIMNPRQVVPGYPPMPGQGLKPAEVKAVAEYIMGVYLKAHPPKGQDTLKVESKKPA from the coding sequence ATGAATTTTCTCGACAAGCTTGTCATTCCCGAATCGAACGAACACCTGACACTTCTGAGATATCTTCTCGTCGTTGTGACAATCTTCTTCGTGACATATGCGAGCATAGCTGTTATTGCTTCAACTTTCTCAACGATCTTCGACCGCAGCGGGAGAAAGAACGGCATCAAGCATCATTCGAAATTTGCACAGGACCTTGCCGATCTGGCCGCACCGGGCAAGGGTGCGATCTACGCGATGGCTGTAGTACCTCTTGTTACCGTGATCCTGACATACGCGCAACTTCTTTACGGGATGGATATCGGCATCACGTCTTATCTTTTCTACTCCGCGATTTTCTACTTCGTCGGATTTTACTTCCTCTACGGATACAAACGGTCTTTCCATCTTGATTCCATCTTCACCGCTTTTCAAAATCTTGCTTCCTCGCAAAAAGCCGAAGTCCAGCCCGACGTGGCGAAAGACGTCGAATCTTACGAGCACTCGGCTTCATCCTCCAGAAAAAATGGCGGTCGCCGGAGCGCGGTACTTCTCTGGATAGGAACATGGCTTTTTGTGGGAGCGACGCGACTTGCGTTCACTCCCGAGAGATGGTCGGATTCTTCGCTTGGCGCAATTCTTTTTTCAGGCGAAACTATATGGAGTCTTATCAACTATATCGTCACAGCGCTCGTCATAACAAGTGCCGCCGTGTTGTTTTTCTTCTTCAAATGGGAAAAGGGAATCGCTCTCTCGGCGGATGATTCATATAGGACATTCGTCGAGAGGCGTGTTCTTCCTGTGGGTCTTGTCGCGGTCGCACTCGAGCCTGTCCTGATTTTCTTCGAGATACAAAACCTTCCGCAATCTGGTATTTCCAATTTGACGTTCGCCATCGCGTGCATCGGAATATTCATTGCACTTCTCGTCCTTCTCCTTTTCTATTCGATGCTCAGAGATTCCCGGGTGAATCTCGGCAGCTACGCGTTCGTCAGCGTTGTAGTGTTAGTCTTCATGTGGGCGGCGAAAGACGAGATAGCCTTCCATTACGCGACACGCAATCAAAACCAGATGCTCGGGCAGAGATACGAAACAATGCTCGCCTCGCTCAACCCGAACGAAGCCCAACCCGTAATCAGCGGGGAGGACATTTACAACGGAAGATGCAGCGCCTGCCACAGGTTCGATATTAAGCTTGTCGGACCGCCATATAACCAGACGCTTCCGAACTTCGTGGGTAAGATGGATTCGCTGGAGGATTTCATCATGAACCCGCGGCAGGTTGTGCCGGGATATCCGCCGATGCCGGGCCAGGGATTGAAACCCGCCGAAGTGAAAGCCGTTGCGGAATATATCATGGGAGTTTATTTGAAGGCACATCCCCCAAAGGGGCAGGACACTTTGAAGGTAGAGAGCAAGAAGCCGGCATGA
- a CDS encoding protoheme IX farnesyltransferase encodes MTPSIEKMQPDYLIEPGKSPRHATPADIIGANVVLSGSDLLSALLELVKIRITFFVGMSAIFGYVLAANEISTAMILPILGIFLLSCGSAAFNHYQERDTDLLMHRTSKRPLPSGTMSPQAVLCIVFGLSLAGSALILFTGNATSLILSLLAFVSYNAIYTPLKKVTPFAVIPGSFVGSFPVMAGWAEAGGYVFDPRLIVITAFFFIWQIPHFWLLMDMYSADYERANFPTLRMYFSARTLSVLTYLWIVIMFLTSAFFVITEVVNNIPTQVAIAALGLWLVIGTRKIISNTDDKRANKSAFMKINIYVLAITLVVMVDRVLSLPWRMF; translated from the coding sequence ATGACACCATCGATTGAGAAGATGCAGCCAGATTATTTGATCGAGCCCGGAAAATCACCGCGACATGCAACTCCGGCTGATATTATCGGAGCGAATGTCGTATTAAGCGGTTCCGATCTATTAAGTGCTCTCCTAGAACTCGTTAAAATCAGGATCACATTCTTTGTCGGCATGTCGGCAATTTTCGGTTATGTCCTTGCTGCAAACGAGATCTCGACGGCAATGATACTTCCCATACTCGGGATATTTCTTCTCTCGTGCGGTTCGGCGGCATTTAATCACTACCAGGAGCGTGACACGGATCTGCTGATGCATCGCACCAGCAAGCGGCCTCTTCCATCGGGGACAATGTCTCCGCAAGCTGTCCTATGCATCGTATTCGGACTTTCACTTGCAGGGAGTGCGTTGATTCTTTTTACGGGAAACGCGACATCGCTGATCCTGTCTTTGCTGGCATTCGTTTCGTACAATGCAATTTATACTCCCCTCAAAAAGGTGACCCCGTTTGCGGTGATACCGGGTTCGTTTGTCGGATCTTTTCCCGTAATGGCGGGGTGGGCGGAGGCCGGTGGATACGTTTTCGATCCAAGACTTATTGTGATCACGGCTTTCTTTTTTATCTGGCAGATACCGCACTTCTGGCTGCTGATGGATATGTACAGCGCGGATTACGAGCGTGCAAACTTTCCGACTCTCCGAATGTATTTCAGTGCGAGGACTCTATCTGTCCTCACTTATCTGTGGATCGTAATTATGTTCCTGACTTCCGCCTTTTTTGTAATCACAGAAGTCGTAAACAATATTCCGACGCAAGTTGCCATTGCTGCACTCGGTTTGTGGCTTGTCATCGGCACACGGAAGATAATTTCGAACACCGACGATAAACGTGCGAACAAATCTGCCTTCATGAAAATAAATATTTATGTGCTGGCAATTACGCTGGTTGTCATGGTCGACAGAGTCCTCAGTCTTCCCTGGAGGATGTTTTGA
- a CDS encoding purine-nucleoside phosphorylase: MTSLPFQQSGDFVSSRFKGVHHDIAVVLGSGLGSFTRHLTDKIALESAEIPDYPRSTVPGHLGEIVSAKVAGKRVLVFSGRVHFYETASTIDAAVTAIVSHQLGIKKIVLTNAAGILDEKFSPGDLMLIKDQINLTSRNVLADLRMPKAELNPMYSERLAAAALLAAQESCIDLKSGTYLGLTGPSYETPAEVKFYRGLGGNAVGMSTIHEATFARSVNMEVIGISCLTNYSAGTTLEKLSHDDVLRIGENVDEKFSRLLLKLVEII, from the coding sequence ATGACTTCTCTTCCCTTTCAACAATCTGGAGATTTTGTTTCCTCCCGCTTCAAAGGAGTGCACCACGATATTGCTGTAGTTCTCGGAAGCGGACTTGGCAGCTTCACGAGGCACCTCACCGACAAAATCGCTCTAGAGTCGGCCGAGATTCCCGACTACCCGCGCTCGACCGTTCCCGGGCATCTCGGCGAAATCGTCAGCGCAAAAGTTGCCGGCAAGAGAGTTCTAGTTTTCAGCGGACGAGTCCACTTTTACGAGACGGCATCCACTATCGATGCTGCGGTAACCGCTATCGTCTCCCATCAACTGGGAATAAAGAAAATTGTCCTGACAAACGCCGCGGGAATTTTGGACGAAAAGTTTTCTCCGGGCGATTTGATGCTGATAAAAGATCAAATCAACCTAACCTCTAGGAATGTCCTGGCTGATTTGAGAATGCCTAAAGCGGAACTGAATCCGATGTATAGCGAGAGACTTGCAGCCGCAGCCCTATTGGCAGCGCAAGAATCCTGCATAGACCTCAAATCCGGAACGTATCTAGGTTTGACGGGACCGTCATACGAAACCCCGGCTGAAGTAAAATTTTATAGAGGCCTTGGAGGAAATGCAGTCGGAATGTCGACGATCCATGAAGCAACGTTTGCCCGGTCAGTAAATATGGAAGTAATAGGGATAAGTTGCCTCACAAATTACAGCGCTGGAACCACTTTGGAAAAACTTTCACATGACGATGTACTAAGAATTGGTGAAAATGTTGATGAAAAATTTTCTCGACTGCTGCTTAAACTTGTGGAAATAATTTAG
- the coxB gene encoding cytochrome c oxidase subunit II: MYPGAQNHARAVDDIMRFIVWADIILFVIVVGAMFWFVYRYHKKRHPRAVSVHGNVTLEVIWTVVPVILVLYMFYLGWSTYIKTRFVPDDSMPVKVIGRQWSWSFQYANGKQSDTLYVPEGRPIKCLLTSVDVIHGFYIPELREKLDAIPGRVRYMMLYPEELGTYEITCSQYCGLNHALMETRLVVIPKEQFDKWLGNAAKKTEVAEASTANP, from the coding sequence ATGTATCCTGGTGCACAAAATCACGCTCGAGCTGTCGATGACATAATGAGATTTATTGTCTGGGCAGACATCATTTTGTTTGTCATCGTCGTCGGGGCGATGTTCTGGTTTGTTTACAGATACCATAAGAAGCGTCATCCACGCGCGGTGAGCGTACACGGTAACGTGACTCTGGAAGTCATCTGGACCGTCGTTCCGGTAATACTTGTACTTTACATGTTCTATCTAGGATGGTCCACCTACATCAAGACCCGATTCGTCCCGGATGATTCGATGCCTGTGAAAGTAATTGGCAGACAGTGGAGCTGGAGCTTCCAGTATGCCAACGGGAAACAGTCAGACACCCTTTATGTTCCGGAAGGGCGCCCGATAAAATGTCTCCTGACCTCGGTCGACGTGATCCATGGATTTTATATTCCGGAGCTGCGCGAGAAGCTGGACGCAATTCCAGGAAGAGTAAGGTACATGATGCTTTATCCGGAGGAGCTCGGGACTTATGAGATAACCTGCAGCCAGTACTGCGGATTGAACCACGCACTTATGGAGACGCGCCTGGTAGTTATTCCGAAAGAACAGTTCGACAAATGGCTTGGCAACGCAGCTAAGAAAACTGAAGTTGCCGAAGCATCGACGGCTAATCCATGA
- a CDS encoding cytochrome c oxidase subunit 3, which produces MSDIAGTMEKTESHAEHLHRDEKSAKMGMWLFLLTELLLFTGLFLMYSVYRYLNTADFHRAGLETHTLFGTVNTMVLLTSSLTMVLSIAAIQRGRKWLSVGFLSSTILLGLAFLVIKLFEWSLEINEGLFPGSQVLLSKPNGEILFFGLYYTMTGLHGLHVLAGMIVLIFMLVFMLRDKITKDDYIKLENAGLYWHLVDIIWIFLFPLFYLIN; this is translated from the coding sequence TTGAGCGACATCGCAGGAACAATGGAAAAAACCGAAAGCCACGCGGAGCATCTTCATCGCGATGAAAAAAGCGCGAAGATGGGGATGTGGCTTTTCCTTCTGACTGAGTTGTTGCTGTTCACCGGGCTTTTCCTGATGTACTCGGTGTACCGCTATCTCAATACCGCCGACTTTCACAGGGCCGGTCTGGAGACGCATACTCTTTTCGGTACCGTGAACACAATGGTCCTTCTGACAAGCAGCCTGACAATGGTGCTGTCGATAGCGGCTATTCAGAGGGGAAGGAAATGGCTCTCTGTCGGATTCCTGAGTTCGACGATACTTCTCGGGCTGGCATTTCTCGTGATAAAGTTGTTCGAGTGGTCGCTTGAAATAAATGAAGGTTTGTTCCCTGGATCGCAGGTTCTCCTCAGCAAACCGAACGGTGAGATACTTTTCTTCGGGCTTTACTATACAATGACCGGTCTGCACGGGCTCCATGTCCTTGCGGGGATGATCGTATTAATATTCATGCTGGTCTTCATGTTGCGAGATAAGATCACAAAGGATGACTACATCAAGCTGGAGAACGCGGGTTTGTACTGGCACCTTGTCGATATCATCTGGATTTTCTTGTTCCCACTTTTCTATCTGATCAATTGA
- a CDS encoding ABC transporter permease — MNRPFLEHPVTQNFLIPILAVILSFTVGAVFIVIVGQNPFEVYSVLLSQTLGSSYGIGQLLFKSTPLIFAGLSVAICFRTGLFNIGAEGQLQIGAFVTALVGMKTFGVPSYIEIPLLILAGMVGGGIWGFIPGYLKAKVGAHEVINTIMLNFIAAALISYFVTNVYNIPATVHTPSISPAGTLPRFDKFLPGFEGSPVNLSILIALVTAVLVWYYVERTRFGYELRAVGFNPKAAEYGGISVSRNIILSMTLGGAIAGLVGTNFVMGYKYYFEEGFSSGTGFMGIAVALLGLNNPFGVILAALLFGMLDYGGLVINTMVPKELVSILQAIVIIFVISSNRIFRGIVMNYLKKRTLSLSEE, encoded by the coding sequence ATGAACAGACCCTTTCTTGAACATCCTGTAACGCAGAACTTCCTGATCCCGATCCTCGCGGTGATATTGTCCTTCACTGTAGGAGCTGTTTTTATCGTCATCGTTGGTCAGAATCCGTTCGAAGTCTATTCGGTGCTTCTTTCGCAGACACTGGGAAGCTCGTATGGAATCGGGCAGCTCCTATTCAAATCGACGCCGTTGATTTTTGCCGGTCTCTCGGTTGCGATTTGTTTTCGAACGGGTTTATTCAACATCGGGGCCGAAGGACAATTACAGATTGGCGCTTTTGTCACTGCCCTTGTAGGCATGAAGACCTTTGGTGTACCATCTTACATCGAAATCCCCCTCCTGATTCTTGCAGGCATGGTGGGCGGCGGAATATGGGGGTTTATTCCGGGATATTTGAAAGCGAAAGTAGGAGCGCACGAAGTCATAAATACGATCATGCTCAATTTCATTGCCGCTGCCCTCATAAGTTATTTCGTCACAAACGTATACAACATCCCCGCAACGGTTCATACTCCTTCGATTTCGCCCGCCGGCACGTTGCCTCGCTTCGACAAGTTTCTCCCCGGCTTCGAGGGCTCGCCGGTAAATCTCTCGATCCTCATTGCGCTCGTCACCGCCGTGCTCGTTTGGTACTATGTTGAGAGAACACGCTTTGGTTATGAATTGCGGGCAGTCGGCTTCAATCCAAAGGCAGCGGAGTACGGAGGGATAAGCGTTTCAAGGAACATCATCTTGAGCATGACACTCGGCGGAGCAATCGCCGGACTCGTCGGGACAAATTTTGTGATGGGATACAAATATTATTTTGAGGAAGGCTTCTCAAGCGGAACGGGATTCATGGGAATTGCCGTTGCTCTCCTCGGGTTGAACAATCCTTTTGGAGTTATTCTAGCCGCTTTGCTTTTTGGAATGTTGGACTATGGCGGCTTGGTCATAAATACCATGGTGCCCAAAGAATTAGTCAGCATACTTCAGGCGATCGTAATAATTTTTGTCATATCTTCAAATAGAATATTCCGCGGAATTGTCATGAACTATCTGAAGAAGAGAACGTTGAGCCTTTCTGAAGAATGA
- a CDS encoding ABC transporter ATP-binding protein, with protein MKMSYAIELLNITKRFARTVANDNVTLKVETGTIHALVGENGAGKTTLMETLYGLYQPDSGRIRIDEKDVVIRSPHDSIKLGIGMVHQHFMLVPKLSVLENIVLGAETTKTLFLDLKRMTAEVSALAEKFSLNVPLDERVEDVGVGVQQRIEILKAIYRKANILVLDEPTAVLTPQETKQFFEILSQLNGQGKTIVLITHKLNEVMAISQHVSVMRKGKLVGDLETKKTSPPEIAQLMVGRPVLLRVEKSEKKTTAPRLFIRNLNYIDRRGVAKLRDVSFEVASGEILGIAGIEGNGQSQLVECLTGLLKPSSGSVKIDDVELVGLSAQEIFLKGFAHVPEDRIRRGLVIDFSVEENLILGMHARFSPKFLMKRTEVTQNAELLIQKFDIRPADPFIHARGLSGGNQQKIIMARELSRNAEVIIASQPTRGVDIGGIEFIHRTLVSARDSGKAILLISADLNEIVSLSDRIAVMYGGKIAKIFPNNEVDENELGLYMTGSKEDEQRSLRDSYEQTLS; from the coding sequence ATGAAAATGTCCTACGCAATAGAACTCCTGAACATCACCAAGCGCTTCGCGAGAACGGTGGCCAATGACAACGTAACTCTAAAAGTGGAAACCGGAACGATCCACGCTCTCGTCGGTGAAAACGGCGCCGGAAAAACCACTTTGATGGAGACGCTCTATGGTCTTTACCAGCCCGACTCCGGCCGTATTCGAATCGATGAAAAAGATGTTGTCATAAGATCTCCCCACGATTCGATAAAACTCGGGATTGGAATGGTACACCAACATTTCATGCTTGTCCCGAAATTGAGCGTTCTCGAGAACATAGTTTTAGGTGCTGAGACAACGAAAACTCTTTTCCTCGATCTAAAGAGAATGACTGCGGAAGTCTCCGCTCTGGCTGAAAAGTTTTCGCTGAATGTTCCGTTGGATGAAAGAGTGGAGGATGTCGGAGTAGGAGTTCAGCAGCGTATCGAAATATTGAAGGCAATTTATAGAAAAGCCAATATCCTGGTACTCGACGAACCGACCGCCGTTCTGACTCCCCAGGAAACAAAGCAGTTCTTCGAAATTCTTTCACAGTTGAATGGGCAGGGCAAGACGATTGTGCTCATCACTCACAAGCTGAACGAGGTGATGGCAATAAGCCAACACGTTTCCGTAATGCGGAAAGGAAAACTCGTCGGCGACCTTGAAACAAAGAAAACCAGTCCACCGGAGATTGCACAACTGATGGTCGGCCGGCCAGTGCTTCTGCGAGTCGAGAAATCAGAGAAGAAAACCACTGCACCAAGACTTTTCATACGAAATCTGAACTACATTGACCGACGGGGGGTGGCAAAGTTGCGCGACGTGTCGTTCGAGGTGGCATCCGGGGAAATTCTCGGAATCGCAGGCATTGAAGGAAACGGACAGTCGCAGCTTGTCGAATGTTTGACCGGCCTTTTGAAACCGTCGTCAGGCTCTGTAAAAATAGATGACGTTGAACTTGTCGGCCTGAGCGCGCAAGAAATTTTCCTGAAAGGTTTTGCTCACGTTCCGGAAGACAGAATAAGAAGAGGTCTCGTAATTGATTTCTCTGTCGAGGAAAATTTGATTCTAGGTATGCACGCCAGGTTTAGTCCTAAATTTCTTATGAAGAGAACTGAAGTAACTCAAAACGCAGAACTTCTGATTCAGAAATTTGATATCCGACCCGCTGATCCTTTCATTCACGCTCGAGGATTATCGGGAGGCAACCAGCAGAAAATAATCATGGCACGCGAACTTTCCAGAAATGCAGAAGTGATAATTGCGAGCCAGCCCACAAGAGGAGTAGACATCGGAGGAATCGAATTCATCCATCGTACGCTTGTCTCTGCACGCGACTCCGGCAAAGCAATCCTGCTTATCTCAGCCGACCTGAATGAGATCGTAAGCCTGTCTGATAGGATAGCGGTCATGTACGGCGGAAAGATTGCAAAGATTTTCCCAAATAATGAAGTCGACGAGAATGAACTTGGACTTTATATGACAGGATCGAAAGAAGATGAGCAGCGATCCCTAAGGGATTCATATGAACAGACCCTTTCTTGA